The following proteins come from a genomic window of Microbacterium lemovicicum:
- a CDS encoding NAD(P)H-dependent flavin oxidoreductase, protein MTRTLADLLGIETPILLGPFGGLSSVALTAAVSELGGLGGYGLYGYAAERIAQTAAELRARTGRPFALNLWLPTGEEVLPGDPPLAPFLDALAPLFAAAGVDVPETPAAFLPSVDEQWEAVRDAAPAAVSVVFGVPAPHQVEEARSRGIRLIGTATTVAEAVALEEGGVDAVVASGSEAGGHRVSFLARAEESLVGTMSLVPQVVDAVRVPVIAAGGIADRRGVSAAFALGASGVQVGSAFLRTRQSAATEAHRRALAASSDTGTVLTRAMSGRLARGIPNRAVRDIEASGMIAPFPAQNWLTGVFRAAASARGDEDLLSLWAGQSAAIGDRDDAAEVFAELAAGLP, encoded by the coding sequence ATGACCCGCACGCTCGCCGATCTGCTCGGCATCGAGACGCCCATCCTGCTCGGACCGTTCGGCGGGCTCTCGAGCGTCGCCCTGACGGCTGCGGTCAGCGAGCTCGGGGGACTGGGCGGCTACGGACTGTACGGATACGCCGCGGAGCGCATCGCGCAGACCGCGGCCGAGCTCCGAGCGCGGACCGGCCGCCCGTTCGCGCTCAACCTCTGGCTGCCGACCGGCGAGGAGGTGCTCCCCGGCGATCCGCCGCTGGCGCCGTTCCTCGACGCCCTCGCCCCGCTCTTCGCGGCCGCGGGCGTCGACGTCCCCGAGACGCCCGCCGCCTTCCTGCCGTCCGTCGATGAGCAGTGGGAGGCGGTGAGGGATGCTGCACCCGCCGCCGTCAGCGTCGTGTTCGGGGTGCCGGCGCCGCACCAGGTCGAGGAGGCGCGGAGCCGCGGCATCCGTCTCATCGGCACCGCCACGACCGTCGCCGAGGCGGTCGCGCTGGAGGAGGGCGGCGTGGACGCCGTCGTGGCCAGCGGCAGCGAGGCCGGCGGACACCGCGTCTCGTTCCTCGCGCGCGCCGAGGAGTCGCTGGTCGGCACGATGTCGCTGGTACCGCAGGTCGTCGACGCCGTGCGGGTGCCCGTCATCGCCGCCGGCGGCATCGCCGATCGTCGCGGGGTGTCGGCGGCGTTCGCGCTGGGCGCGTCCGGCGTGCAGGTGGGGTCCGCCTTCCTGCGCACCCGGCAGTCGGCCGCGACCGAGGCGCACCGGCGGGCGCTGGCGGCGTCCTCCGACACCGGCACCGTGCTGACCCGCGCGATGAGCGGAAGGCTGGCCCGCGGCATCCCGAACCGCGCCGTGCGCGATATCGAGGCGAGCGGCATGATCGCGCCGTTCCCGGCGCAGAACTGGCTCACCGGGGTCTTCCGGGCCGCGGCCTCGGCCCGCGGCGACGAGGATCTGCTGTCGCTGTGGGCGGGCCAATCGGCCGCGATCGGCGACCGCGACGACGCGGCCGAGGTGTTCGCCGAGCTGGCGGCCGGGCTGCCCTAG
- the rplA gene encoding 50S ribosomal protein L1 gives MATKSKAYKAAAAKIAPDTFYSPTEAVAIAKDTGSAKFDSTVEVALKLAVDPRKADQMVRGTVMLPHGTGKTARVIVFATGPAAEAAIAAGADEVGGAELIEKVAGGYTAFDAAVSTPELMGQVGRLGKVLGPRGLMPNPKTGTVTPNPAKAVEEIKGGKIEFRVDKHANVHFVVGKASFSHEQLDENFAAALEEIVRLKPSSSKGRYIQKGAVSTTFGPGIPLDVNAL, from the coding sequence ATGGCAACCAAGTCCAAGGCTTACAAGGCCGCCGCCGCGAAGATCGCGCCGGACACGTTCTACTCGCCCACCGAGGCCGTCGCGATCGCGAAGGACACCGGATCGGCGAAGTTCGACTCGACCGTCGAGGTCGCGCTCAAGCTCGCCGTCGACCCCCGCAAGGCGGACCAGATGGTGCGCGGCACCGTCATGCTGCCCCACGGCACCGGCAAGACCGCCCGCGTCATCGTCTTCGCGACCGGTCCGGCCGCCGAGGCCGCCATCGCCGCGGGTGCCGATGAGGTCGGCGGCGCCGAGCTCATCGAGAAGGTCGCCGGGGGCTACACCGCCTTCGACGCCGCCGTCTCCACCCCCGAGCTCATGGGCCAGGTCGGCCGTCTCGGAAAGGTGCTCGGACCCCGCGGTCTGATGCCGAACCCGAAGACCGGCACGGTCACCCCGAACCCGGCCAAGGCCGTCGAGGAGATCAAGGGCGGAAAGATCGAGTTCCGCGTCGACAAGCACGCCAACGTGCACTTCGTCGTCGGCAAGGCCTCGTTCTCGCACGAGCAGCTCGACGAGAACTTCGCCGCCGCGCTCGAGGAGATCGTCCGCCTCAAGCCGTCCAGCTCCAAGGGCCGTTACATCCAGAAGGGTGCGGTGTCGACCACGTTCGGCCCCGGCATCCCGCTGGACGTCAACGCTCTCTGA
- the rplK gene encoding 50S ribosomal protein L11, with the protein MAPKKKVTGLIKLQIKAGAANPAPPIGPALGQHGVNIMEFCKAYNAATEAQRGNVIPVEITVYEDRSFTFILKTPPAAELIKKAAGLSKGSATPHTTKVGKLTQAQVREIAETKQPDLNANDIDAAAKIIAGTARSMGITVEG; encoded by the coding sequence ATGGCACCCAAGAAGAAGGTGACCGGCCTGATCAAGCTCCAGATCAAGGCAGGAGCCGCCAACCCGGCGCCCCCGATCGGGCCCGCGCTCGGTCAGCACGGCGTCAACATCATGGAGTTCTGCAAGGCGTACAACGCGGCGACCGAGGCCCAGCGCGGCAACGTCATCCCCGTCGAGATCACCGTCTACGAGGACCGCAGCTTCACGTTCATCCTGAAGACGCCCCCGGCAGCCGAGCTCATCAAGAAGGCCGCCGGCCTGTCGAAGGGCTCCGCGACGCCGCACACCACCAAGGTGGGCAAGCTCACGCAGGCTCAGGTCCGCGAGATCGCCGAGACGAAGCAGCCCGACCTGAACGCGAACGACATCGACGCCGCGGCGAAGATCATCGCCGGTACCGCCCGCTCCATGGGCATCACGGTCGAGGGCTGA